Proteins encoded together in one Cicer arietinum cultivar CDC Frontier isolate Library 1 chromosome 4, Cicar.CDCFrontier_v2.0, whole genome shotgun sequence window:
- the LOC113788203 gene encoding uncharacterized protein → MAGSHDDDDSSTTSATISQDESQNPSSPYYLHPGENPGAFLINQTLQGPNYYNWSRLMKRALVSKNKAKFINGKLPMPAENDVLFDAWERCNMMVISWITRTLSPSIAQSTIHIENSKSLWDHLKNRFSKGDHFRFSDLLQDLHSIKQGDKSVSDFFTAWSILWEELEVLRPITDCSCSSSSECSLQKLMLGYRSSEALTCFLKGLSDNYNTVKTQILMMDPLPDITTAFSLILQQERQISGPCVDAKVLMNSSIHGTSNANPRNGLGRGKGRGSGRGRGGAPQRQCTFCNRLGHIVDHC, encoded by the coding sequence ATGGCAGGTtctcatgatgatgatgattcaTCTACCACCTCTGCAACTATTTCTCAAGATGAATCGCAAAATCCATCATCGCCATATTACCTTCATCCTGGCGAAAATCCGGGCGCTTTTCTTATAAATCAAACTTTACAAGGGCCAAATTATTACAATTGGAGCCGTTTGATGAAACGTGCGTTGGTTTCCAAGAACAAAGCGAAATTCATCAACGGCAAGTTACCGATGCCGGCAGAAAATGATGTGTTATTTGATGCTTGGGAGCGCTGCAATATGATGGTAATTTCTTGGATTACTCGCactctttctccttctattgcTCAAAGTACAATACACATTGAGAATTCAAAAAGTTTATGGGATCATCTAAAGAATCGTTTTTCTAAAGGAgaccattttcgtttttctgaTCTGCTTCAAGATTTACACTCTATTAAACAAGGTGATAAATCGGTCTCTGATTTCTTTACTGCTTGGAGTATTCTTTGGGAGGAGTTAGAGGTTTTACGACCCATCACAGATTGTTCTTGCTCTTCTTCATCTGAGTGTAgtttacaaaaattaatgttaGGTTATCGATCCTCTGAAGCCCTCACCTGTTTTTTAAAAGGCCTCAGTGACAATTATAATACggtaaaaacccaaattttgaTGATGGATCCCCTACCTGATATAACCACagcattttctttaattttacaGCAAGAACGACAAATTTCTGGTCCTTGTGTTGATGCTAAGGTTTTAATGAACTCTTCCATCCATGGTACTTCTAATGCTAATCCGAGAAATGGTTTAGGTCGTGGTAAAGGTCGCGGATCTGGTCGGGGCAGAGGTGGAGCTCCTCAACGACAATGTACTTTTTGCAACAGGCTAGGACACATTGTTGATCATTGTTAA
- the LOC101493163 gene encoding uncharacterized protein has translation MTQDQRNKVLMEQLKQSLFSKFQAWNPSSSSIIKSPHVSSFIDNRLPHVFKSFHTPTHPPYSAMIKRAVKELNEEDGSTDEAISEFIRREYEKDLPFAHSTILKVHLMKLCMNRDLVCTKNGRYVLVDCQSEVAVTMLESDNNDGEDFDDEERRRRL, from the exons ATGACGCAAGATCAAAGGAACAAGGTTTTAATGGAACAGCTAAAACAATctcttttttcaaaatttcaagcATGGAACCCCAGTTCTAGTTCCATCATCAAATCACCACACGTCTCCTCCTTCATTGACAATCGTCTTCCACACGTTTTCAAATCCTTCCACACTCCCACTCACCCTCCTTATTCTGcg ATGATAAAGAGAGCAGTGAAGGAATTGAATGAGGAAGATGGGTCGACTGATGAAGCAATATCTGAGTTCATTAGAAGGGAATATGAGAAAGATTTACCATTTGCCCATTCAACTATTCTTAAGGTTCATCTGATGAAGCTTTGCATGAATAGGGATCTTGTGTGTACCAAGAACGGGAGATATGTGCTTGTCGATTGTCAAAGTGAAGTGGCTGTAACAATGCTTGAAAGTGATAATAATGATGGAGAAGACTTTGATGACGAGGAAAGACGGCGAAGACTTTGA